A genomic window from Halogeometricum borinquense DSM 11551 includes:
- a CDS encoding beta-ribofuranosylaminobenzene 5'-phosphate synthase family protein: MSRVRVSTGARLHFGFLNLSLAHQRLYGGLGVGLDEPKTVVTATPADGIDCSHRDARPYVETAVEILDVPGADVTVSSALPRHAGLGSGTQLALAVLVAVGRANDREVSVRQLAPRLGRGGRSGIGVASFETGGVLVDAGHPTARFTTDRPADGDWTVPSVAVRHAVPDDWRFLLVVPDADAGRNGDEEDESMRSVVEHADPDIADRISGVLSRRLLPAVADGSASRFGKAVSEIGRLNGAWYADEQGGVYRPPVGELVASVEDNPACYGAGQSSWGPAVYAITDAEHADEARDAGEAALAAADVAGEVRVVRGRNTGADIRRND; encoded by the coding sequence ATGAGTCGCGTCCGCGTCTCGACCGGTGCTCGCCTCCACTTCGGCTTTCTCAACTTAAGCCTCGCCCACCAACGGCTCTACGGCGGACTCGGTGTCGGTCTTGACGAACCGAAAACCGTCGTTACGGCGACTCCAGCGGACGGGATTGACTGCTCACACCGGGACGCTCGGCCCTACGTCGAAACGGCGGTCGAAATCCTCGACGTTCCGGGGGCCGACGTCACGGTGTCGTCAGCACTTCCGCGACACGCCGGTCTCGGGAGCGGGACGCAACTCGCGCTCGCCGTGCTCGTAGCAGTCGGACGCGCGAACGACCGCGAGGTGTCGGTACGGCAACTCGCTCCTCGTCTCGGCCGCGGCGGCCGATCCGGAATCGGCGTCGCCTCGTTCGAAACCGGTGGCGTCCTCGTTGACGCCGGCCATCCGACGGCACGCTTTACCACCGACCGACCGGCCGACGGCGACTGGACCGTTCCGTCGGTCGCCGTTCGCCATGCCGTCCCCGACGACTGGCGCTTTCTGCTCGTCGTTCCCGACGCCGACGCCGGACGGAACGGCGACGAAGAAGACGAAAGTATGCGTTCTGTGGTCGAACACGCCGATCCAGACATCGCAGACCGCATCTCGGGCGTGCTCTCGCGCCGACTGCTCCCCGCAGTTGCCGACGGAAGCGCGTCACGGTTCGGAAAAGCAGTCTCCGAAATCGGCCGTCTCAACGGCGCGTGGTACGCCGACGAGCAAGGCGGCGTCTACCGTCCGCCGGTCGGGGAACTCGTCGCCTCCGTCGAAGACAACCCCGCCTGTTACGGTGCGGGACAGTCGTCGTGGGGACCGGCCGTCTACGCCATCACCGACGCCGAACACGCAGACGAGGCACGCGACGCAGGAGAGGCCGCGCTTGCTGCTGCGGACGTGGCCGGTGAAGTACGCGTCGTACGCGGTCGAAACACCGGCGCGGACATCCGGCGAAACGATTAA
- a CDS encoding DUF7126 family protein, with protein MTVLITGPDEDGLGDALTDLGIDLVRLNGVATRDSIVDAGIDSADTLVLTDMDDASIIPVAREENPEVRIVTYSRDSLPEYARGQTDLAVDPALLTADVVAEELAEQ; from the coding sequence ATGACCGTGCTCATCACCGGACCCGACGAAGACGGACTCGGCGACGCGCTGACGGACCTCGGAATCGACTTGGTGCGCCTCAACGGCGTCGCTACCCGAGACTCCATCGTTGATGCGGGCATCGATTCGGCTGACACCCTCGTCCTCACGGACATGGACGACGCCTCTATCATCCCCGTCGCACGCGAAGAAAATCCCGAGGTTCGAATCGTCACGTACTCGCGCGACTCCCTGCCGGAGTACGCCCGTGGACAGACTGACCTCGCTGTCGATCCCGCACTCCTCACGGCCGACGTGGTCGCAGAGGAACTCGCAGAACAGTAG
- the guaA gene encoding glutamine-hydrolyzing GMP synthase, with amino-acid sequence MVNTDSFIEEATEEIQETVGDANAIIALSGGVDSSVAAALAYRAIGDQLTPVYVDTGLMRKGETEGIRETFDYMESLRVVEAQDRFLGALEGVIDPEEKRKVIGEQFIREFEREAKDTDANYLVQGTIYPDRIESEGNIKSHHNVGGLPDVVDFEGIVEPVRDLYKDEVREVARELGLESVVSERMPFPGPGLAVRIVGEVTEEKVEVARHACHVVEEELEEYDPWQAFAAVIGKGTGVKGDNRVHGWIVSVRSVESRDGMTARAQELSWETLQRIQSRITGQNDNVARVVYDVTHKPPATIEYE; translated from the coding sequence ATGGTCAATACTGATTCGTTCATCGAGGAAGCAACCGAGGAGATTCAGGAGACGGTCGGCGATGCGAACGCGATTATCGCTCTCTCCGGCGGCGTGGACTCGTCGGTCGCCGCCGCCCTCGCGTACCGTGCAATCGGTGACCAACTCACCCCCGTCTACGTCGATACCGGCCTGATGCGAAAGGGCGAGACGGAAGGAATCCGCGAGACGTTCGATTACATGGAATCGCTTCGCGTCGTCGAAGCGCAAGACCGGTTCCTCGGCGCACTCGAAGGCGTCATCGATCCCGAGGAAAAGCGGAAGGTCATCGGCGAGCAGTTCATCCGCGAGTTCGAGCGTGAAGCGAAGGACACCGACGCCAACTATCTCGTGCAGGGGACCATCTACCCCGACCGCATCGAGTCCGAGGGCAACATCAAATCACACCACAACGTCGGCGGCCTGCCGGACGTTGTCGATTTCGAGGGTATCGTCGAACCCGTCCGCGACCTGTACAAAGACGAGGTTCGTGAGGTGGCCCGCGAACTCGGTCTCGAATCGGTCGTCTCCGAACGCATGCCGTTCCCCGGCCCCGGTCTCGCCGTCCGCATCGTCGGCGAAGTGACCGAGGAAAAAGTCGAAGTGGCACGACACGCGTGCCACGTCGTCGAAGAGGAACTGGAGGAGTACGATCCGTGGCAGGCGTTCGCCGCCGTCATCGGCAAAGGAACTGGTGTGAAGGGCGACAACCGCGTCCACGGATGGATCGTTTCCGTTCGCTCCGTCGAGTCGCGTGACGGTATGACCGCACGTGCACAAGAACTGTCGTGGGAAACGCTCCAGCGCATCCAGTCGCGTATCACGGGGCAGAACGACAACGTCGCACGCGTCGTCTACGACGTAACGCACAAGCCACCCGCGACCATCGAGTACGAATGA
- a CDS encoding CTP synthase has product MPKEPETGYDPSLGRKFIFVTGGVMSGLGKGITAASTGRLLSNAGFDVTAVKIDPYLNVDAGTMNPYQHGEVYVLKDGGEVDLDLGNYERFLGEDMTSDHNVTTGKTYQHVIEKERAGDYLGKTVQIIPHVTDDIKRRIREAAEGTDVCIVEVGGTVGDIEGMPFLEALRQFAHEEDDDDILFTHVTLVPYSKNGEQKTKPTQHSVKELRSIGLQPDILVGRSPDKLDASTKEKIALFCDVPTEAVFSNSDVEDIYHVPLMVEEEGLDEYVMEQLSLSTEARPKPERDNEWRELVTREREQEVDIALVGKYDLEDAYMSVNEALKHAGIETKTDVNILWVDSDEMLDKHENRLKEADGVVVPGGFGTRGTAGKIEAIRYCRENDVPFLGLCLGFQMAVVEHARNVLGHEDAHSAEIDSDTSDPVIDLLPEQYETEDMGGTMRLGAHETDITEDSLAAHVYGDTVCTERHRHRYEVAPDYIDDLEDGALTFSGRAGNRMEILERTDHPYFLGTQFHPEFRSRPDRASPPFVGFVKAVLGELDAREIVADAEVQA; this is encoded by the coding sequence ATGCCGAAGGAACCCGAAACCGGGTACGACCCGTCTCTGGGTCGGAAGTTCATTTTCGTAACAGGAGGTGTGATGTCCGGACTGGGCAAAGGCATCACAGCCGCGAGTACGGGCAGACTGCTCTCGAACGCCGGGTTCGACGTGACTGCAGTCAAGATTGACCCGTATCTGAACGTCGATGCCGGGACCATGAACCCGTACCAACACGGTGAGGTGTACGTCCTGAAAGACGGCGGCGAGGTTGACCTCGACTTGGGGAACTACGAACGATTCCTCGGGGAGGATATGACTTCCGACCACAACGTCACGACGGGCAAAACGTACCAACACGTCATCGAGAAGGAGCGCGCGGGCGACTACCTCGGAAAGACGGTCCAGATTATCCCGCACGTCACCGACGACATCAAGCGGCGTATCCGCGAGGCGGCCGAGGGGACGGACGTCTGTATCGTCGAAGTTGGCGGCACTGTGGGTGACATCGAGGGCATGCCGTTCCTCGAAGCGCTTCGACAGTTCGCTCACGAGGAAGACGACGACGATATTCTCTTTACTCACGTCACACTCGTCCCGTACTCGAAAAACGGCGAGCAGAAGACCAAACCCACGCAGCACTCCGTAAAGGAACTCCGGAGCATCGGCCTGCAACCCGATATTCTCGTCGGCCGAAGCCCGGACAAACTCGACGCCAGCACGAAAGAGAAGATTGCGCTGTTCTGCGACGTTCCCACGGAAGCGGTGTTCTCGAACTCCGACGTGGAGGACATCTACCACGTGCCGCTGATGGTCGAAGAGGAAGGCCTCGACGAGTACGTGATGGAGCAACTGAGCCTCTCGACGGAGGCGCGTCCGAAGCCCGAACGCGACAACGAGTGGCGCGAACTCGTTACGCGCGAGCGCGAACAAGAGGTCGATATCGCTCTCGTTGGCAAGTACGACCTCGAAGACGCCTACATGTCCGTCAACGAGGCGTTGAAGCACGCCGGTATCGAGACGAAGACCGACGTGAACATCCTCTGGGTGGACTCAGACGAGATGCTCGACAAACACGAAAACCGTCTGAAAGAAGCCGACGGCGTCGTCGTTCCCGGCGGATTCGGGACGCGTGGGACGGCCGGGAAAATCGAGGCGATTCGCTACTGCCGTGAGAACGACGTTCCGTTCCTCGGTCTCTGTCTCGGCTTCCAGATGGCCGTCGTCGAACACGCGCGGAACGTTCTCGGCCACGAGGACGCCCACTCGGCGGAGATCGACTCCGATACGTCCGACCCCGTTATCGATCTGCTCCCCGAACAGTACGAGACCGAAGACATGGGCGGTACGATGCGTCTCGGCGCGCACGAGACGGACATCACCGAAGATTCGCTGGCGGCGCACGTCTACGGCGACACCGTCTGTACGGAACGCCACCGTCACCGATACGAGGTTGCACCCGACTACATCGACGACCTCGAAGACGGCGCGCTGACGTTCTCCGGACGAGCGGGCAACCGCATGGAGATTCTCGAACGGACGGACCACCCGTACTTCCTCGGGACGCAGTTCCATCCCGAGTTCCGCTCGCGCCCGGATCGGGCAAGTCCCCCGTTCGTCGGCTTCGTGAAGGCTGTACTCGGCGAACTGGACGCACGTGAAATTGTCGCGGACGCGGAGGTGCAAGCATAA
- a CDS encoding saccharopine dehydrogenase family protein, whose amino-acid sequence MSDDSRFLVYGAYGYTGRLIAEEAADRDLDVVLAGRDEKRTRDVANELDLPYRTFDVSQAATMLDDVSLVLNCAGPFDETADHMVDACIETETHYLDITGEIPVFERIKRRSDEADEAGITLLPGVGFDVVPTDCLAAHLKSRLPEATHLTLALESDGSISPGTLKTALGDMSGGGAVRRDGDLRWVPTGHKTRAIDFGEGLHRAVTIPWGDVSTAYVTTEIPNIEVYLSLPSKARSALTGTSLLGGLLDTKPAQSMLQRAIERYVEGPDERERGSSEARIWGEARSPTDRVVSRLRTPNTYAITVQTALLCAKKTLNGEAPTGYQTPAAAFGPDLILEIPGVERIDLKDDEIVARETGGESDEAADGEDAEAEVALDDDAVTIDLDDDEQSSDEAEDAADDEADTPSPRPLSDEAEPVIRRRETEAETAEAETAEAETAEAETVEAEATEEAEAETTEGEAAAEE is encoded by the coding sequence GCCGACCGCGACCTCGATGTGGTCCTCGCGGGCCGCGACGAGAAGCGGACGCGCGATGTCGCCAACGAACTTGACCTCCCCTACCGCACGTTCGACGTGTCGCAGGCCGCGACGATGCTGGACGACGTGTCCCTCGTTCTCAACTGCGCGGGACCGTTCGACGAGACGGCCGACCACATGGTCGATGCCTGCATCGAGACGGAGACGCACTACCTCGACATTACAGGCGAAATCCCCGTCTTCGAGCGCATCAAACGCCGAAGCGACGAAGCTGACGAGGCAGGGATCACCTTGCTTCCCGGTGTCGGCTTCGACGTGGTCCCGACTGACTGTCTCGCCGCGCATCTCAAATCCCGTCTCCCCGAGGCGACGCATCTCACGCTGGCACTCGAATCCGACGGCTCCATCTCGCCCGGGACGCTCAAAACCGCACTCGGGGATATGTCCGGCGGCGGTGCCGTGCGCCGAGACGGCGACCTGCGGTGGGTTCCAACCGGACACAAGACCCGCGCTATCGACTTCGGTGAAGGCCTCCACCGCGCAGTCACTATCCCGTGGGGCGACGTTTCGACGGCGTACGTCACCACCGAAATCCCGAACATCGAAGTGTACCTCTCGCTTCCGTCGAAGGCGCGCAGCGCTCTGACGGGAACGTCGCTTCTCGGTGGACTCCTCGACACGAAACCCGCCCAGTCGATGCTCCAACGCGCCATCGAGCGCTACGTCGAAGGCCCCGACGAACGGGAACGCGGATCGTCCGAAGCGCGTATCTGGGGAGAGGCCCGGTCGCCCACAGACCGCGTCGTCTCTCGTCTCCGGACCCCCAACACGTACGCGATAACTGTGCAGACCGCGCTTCTCTGCGCGAAGAAGACGCTCAACGGCGAGGCACCGACCGGCTACCAGACGCCCGCGGCAGCGTTCGGACCCGACCTGATTCTGGAGATTCCGGGCGTCGAACGGATTGATCTGAAGGACGACGAAATCGTCGCCCGCGAGACGGGAGGGGAGTCGGACGAAGCGGCGGACGGCGAGGACGCGGAAGCCGAGGTCGCACTCGACGACGATGCCGTCACTATCGACCTCGACGACGACGAGCAATCGAGTGACGAAGCCGAAGACGCGGCTGACGATGAGGCTGACACACCCTCCCCACGGCCGCTCTCGGACGAGGCCGAACCTGTGATTCGCCGTCGTGAGACTGAAGCGGAGACGGCCGAAGCGGAGACGGCCGAAGCGGAGACGGCCGAAGCGGAGACGGTTGAAGCGGAGGCGACCGAAGAAGCCGAAGCGGAAACGACTGAAGGCGAGGCAGCGGCCGAAGAGTAG